One window of the Bubalus bubalis isolate 160015118507 breed Murrah chromosome 8, NDDB_SH_1, whole genome shotgun sequence genome contains the following:
- the LOC102408354 gene encoding LOW QUALITY PROTEIN: adiponectin receptor protein 2-like (The sequence of the model RefSeq protein was modified relative to this genomic sequence to represent the inferred CDS: inserted 2 bases in 1 codon), with the protein MNETEENRLEHSKTPEPAVRLRKGHQLDGARSCDSGVHHGGREPLVAASVLSSYHKKSVEERECDDGASQEDEGFMGMSPLLQAHHAMERMEEFVCKVWEGRWRVIPHDVLPEWLKDNDFLLHGHRPPMPSFRACFKSIFRIHTETGNIWTHLLGCVFFLCLGIFYMFRPNISFVAPLQEKVVFGLFFLGAILCLSFSWLFHTVYCHSEGVSRIFSKLDYSGIALLIMGSFVPWLYYSFYCNPQPCFIYLIVICVLGIAAIIVSQWDMFATPQYRGVRAGVFLGLGLSGIIPALHYVISEGFLKAATIGQIGWLLLMAGLYITGAALYAARIPERFFPGKCDIWFHSHQLFHIFVVAGAFVHFHGVSXLQEFRFMVGGGCSEEDAL; encoded by the exons ATGAACGAGACAGAGGAAAACCGGTTGGAGCACAGCAAGACTCCAGAGCCAGCTGTCAGGCTCAGGAAAGGGCACCAGCTCGATGGCGCGAGGAGCTGTGACAGTGGCGTCCACCACGGAGGTCGGGAGCCTCTCGTAGCGGCGTCTGTCCTTTCTTCCTATCATAAAAAAAGCGTGGAGGAGCGTGAGTGCGATGATGGAGCATCTCAGGAAGATGAGGGGTTCATGGGCATGTCCCCCCTCCTGCAAGCCCACCATGCCATGGAGAGGATGGAAGAGTTTGTTTGTAAGGTCTGGGAGGGTCGATGGCGAGTGATCCCTCACGACGTGCTACCTGAGTGGCTCAAGGATAACGACTTCCTCCTGCATGGACACCGGCCCCCCATGCCTTCTTTCCGGGCCTGTTTTAAGAGCATTTTCAGAATACACACCGAGACAGGCAACATCTGGACACATCTCTTGGGTTGTGTGTTCTTCCTGTGCCTGGGGATCTTTTATATGTTTCGCCCCAACATCTCCTTTGTGGCCCCCCTGCAGGAAAAGGTGGTCTTTGGATTATTCTTCCTGGGGGccattctctgcctttctttctcatggctgttCCACACAGTCTACTGCCACTCAGAAGGGGTCTCCCGGATCTTCTCCAAACTGGATTACTCTGGTATTGCTCTTCTGATTATGGGAAGTTTTGTTCCTTGGCTTTATTACTCCTTCTACTGTAACCCGCAACCTTGCTTCATCTACTTGATTGTTATCTGTGTTCTGGGCATCGCAGCCATCATCGTCTCCCAGTGGGACATGTTCGCCACCCCCCAGTACCGGGGCGTGAGAGCAGGAGTGTTTCTGGGCCTCGGCCTGAGCGGGATCATCCCCGCCTTGCACTACGTCATCTCGGAGGGCTTCCTGAAGGCTGCCACCATCGGGCAGATCGGCTGGCTGTTGCTCATGGCCGGCCTCTACATCACGGGGGCGGCCCTGTACGCTGCCCGCATCCCCGAGCGCTTCTTCCCCGGCAAGTGTGACATCTGGTTTCACTCTCATCAGCTGTTCCACATCTTTGTGGTGGCTGGCGCGTTCGTCCACTTCCACGGGGTCTC CCTCCAGGAGTTCCGTTTCATGGTCGGCGGAGGCTGCAGCGAAGAGGACGCACTGTGA